The sequence below is a genomic window from Anaerolineales bacterium.
GCCCCGCGTCCCGTCATCGGCCCCATTCCCCGGGGTCCGGTTCGATCTCCTGCTGGCATCTTGCCTCACCTCCTTCTTTTTAATGTTCCAATGGGCGGACGCCGTTGGCGCGGAATTTATCGTCCACGGCGACGGCTCTCCCTGCGTCCCCGCCCCCCGAAAAAACCTCGGCCCCTCCCCTGGCGCGGGCGGAAGAATCCGCCTGCGGGAGATGGGTTGTCGAAAAAAGGTTGGGCCGGAGTCGGATCGGGGGATCGGGTTGCCCCGTATCCGCCGCTCGGATTGCACCTTCCCCGACCTCCCCCGGTCATCGGCCCCATCCCGGCCGGTCCGGTTCCATCCAATCGCGGCATGGAAATCACCTCCTTTCTGTTTTCGCCGTCGGCGTGCTGGAGAAAGCGGATGCTTGCCCCGCAATCTTTTCGGCGATGGGATCGAACAGCTCGACCGCGTAACCCTCAATTTCGCCCGAGTCGCAACGGCGGGCCAATTCCGGATCCAGCGGAAGCCGTCCCAACAGCGGCACGCCCAGTTGGTTTGCCGTCTCCATCGCCCGGCTGGGGCCAAAGACCTCGATCCGCGTTCCGCAGGTGGGGCAGGTGGCGTAGCTCATATTCTCCACCAGGCCGAACGCCGCCACCTTCATATGCCGGGCCATTTTGGCCGCCTTGCGTACCACCATTCCGGCCAGGTCCTGCGGAGAGGTCACCAGTACCACCCCGTTGAGGGGGATGGATTGCATCACCGTCAAGGATGCGTCGGAGGTGCCGGGCGGCAGGTCCACAAAAAGGTAGTCCAATCTGCCCCAGACCACATCCTGCCAAAATTGATTGATCGCCCTGCTGATCAGCGGCCCGCGCCAGATCACGGCCTCATCCTCTTGCGGGAGAAGCAGGTTGATGGACATCACTTGAATCCCCGTTTTCGTCGTGATCGGAATGATGCCGCCGGATCCCGCCGTGGGCGACTCATGCAGGCCGAACATCTTGGGCTGGCTGGGGCCGGTGATATCGGCATCGAGGATTCCCACCCGCTTCCCCCGCCGGTTCATCGTCACCGCCAGCAACGCGGTCACCGACGATTTGCCGACGCCGCCCTTTCCGCTCAGCACGGCCACCACGCGGTCGACCTTGTTCATGGACTGGGCCGGCTGCGGACCGCCCTGGGCCTCCGTCATGAAAGCGGCTCGCTCCTTCTGGCTCATCTCCGCCAGATTCACTTCGACCGAATCCGCGCCCAACGGGGAGAGCGCATCCCGTATGCCTTCCACCAGGGCGTCCTTGATGGGGACCTCGCGGAAGGGCAGCACCAGGGTAAGCGTGACGTTCTTACCGTCGACGCGCACGTCCCGGATCATCTTCAATCCCATCAAATCCCGCCCCTCGATTTCCGGATGCACCACGTTCCGCAGGGCGTCAACGACTTGCTTTTCCGTAATCATGTTCCTCCGCAGGATCCCCGAATGCGTTCTCGCGACCGTCCGGTGAAG
It includes:
- a CDS encoding Mrp/NBP35 family ATP-binding protein, with amino-acid sequence MITEKQVVDALRNVVHPEIEGRDLMGLKMIRDVRVDGKNVTLTLVLPFREVPIKDALVEGIRDALSPLGADSVEVNLAEMSQKERAAFMTEAQGGPQPAQSMNKVDRVVAVLSGKGGVGKSSVTALLAVTMNRRGKRVGILDADITGPSQPKMFGLHESPTAGSGGIIPITTKTGIQVMSINLLLPQEDEAVIWRGPLISRAINQFWQDVVWGRLDYLFVDLPPGTSDASLTVMQSIPLNGVVLVTSPQDLAGMVVRKAAKMARHMKVAAFGLVENMSYATCPTCGTRIEVFGPSRAMETANQLGVPLLGRLPLDPELARRCDSGEIEGYAVELFDPIAEKIAGQASAFSSTPTAKTERR